A genomic stretch from Theobroma cacao cultivar B97-61/B2 chromosome 4, Criollo_cocoa_genome_V2, whole genome shotgun sequence includes:
- the LOC18600698 gene encoding U-box domain-containing protein 40 has protein sequence MEFREAMKLMIHKTPTHKDFFHEGSGKQKVKVASSAAAKQKWRISFYRSSSTNASKTCQAQPKQTPEEFSCPISGSLMADPVIVSSGHTFERACVEACKTLEFTPTLQDGSNPDFSTVIPNLALKSTILNWCQKHSLNPPKPLDFSTAEELVRTLIAKNPNTLIKKEQEKVSNSEKELIQGVEDIPSVKFDHAATQLSRRPPQFHSSSEESIAAADAAAAATNVLTPPLQLATRPSCYSSTSSSSEIETLTPNINEEEEFFLTKLEGPQVFYVEEATASLRKITRTQESSRVVLCTPRILSALKSLITSRYVNIQGNSLAALVNLSLEKINKVKIVRSGLVPVLIDVLKAGSLEAQEHASGALFSLALHDDNKTAIGVLGALQPLMHMLRSGTERTRHDSALALYHLSLVQSNRSKLVKIGSVPVLLSMVKSGHMTGRVLLILCNLASAPDGRAAVLDSGGVECLVSLLRGKQLDESTREPCVAVLYGLSQGGLRFKGLAKAAGAVEELVKVERTGSERAREKARRMLEMMKGSSEEKEEDVDWEELLDAGLMSRSRFRLEGGKNGSCANSSEF, from the coding sequence ATGGAGTTCCGGGAAGCTATGAAGTTAATGATTCATAAAACACCAACTCATAAAGATTTTTTTCATGAAGGTTCAGGAAAACAGAAAGTGAAAGTTGCAAGCAGTGCAGCGGCCAAGCAAAAATGGAGAATTTCATTTTACAGGTCGTCATCAACCAACGCTTCAAAGACATGTCAGGCTCAGCCAAAGCAAACTCCCGAAGAATTTTCTTGTCCCATTTCAGGGTCTTTAATGGCTGACCCGGTTATAGTTTCCTCAGGTCATACCTTCGAACGAGCCTGTGTTGAAGCCTGTAAAACCCTGGAGTTTACACCAACTCTCCAGGATGGTTCCAACCCTGATTTCTCCACCGTTATCCCTAACCTGGCCCTTAAATCCACCATTCTCAACTGGTGCCAAAAACATTCCTTAAATCCTCCAAAACCCCTGGATTTCTCCACAGCAGAGGAACTTGTCCGTACATTAATAGCCAAAAATCCAAATACCCTGATCAAAAAAGAACAGGAAAAGGTGTCTAATTCAGAGAAAGAGTTGATTCAAGGAGTTGAAGATATTCCTTCAGTGAAATTCGACCATGCAGCCACTCAGTTAAGTCGGAGGCCTCCTCAATTCCACTCGAGCTCGGAGGAATCGATTGCTGCTGCTGACGCCGCTGCCGCCGCCACCAACGTTCTAACACCGCCATTGCAACTCGCGACTCGTCCGAGTTGCTACTCATCCACTTCTTCCTCCTCCGAAATCGAAACCTTAACCCCAAACATTAACGAAGAAGAAGAGTTTTTCCTTACAAAACTAGAAGGCCCTCAAGTTTTTTACGTCGAAGAAGCCACGGCTTCATTAAGGAAGATAACAAGAACCCAAGAGAGTTCCAGGGTTGTTCTTTGCACGCCACGTATACTTTCAGCTTTAAAGTCTTTGATCACATCCAGATACGTGAACATTCAAGGGAACTCACTTGCAGCTTTGGTGAACTTGtcattagaaaaaattaacaaGGTGAAGATCGTACGGTCAGGATTGGTTCCTGTTTTAATTGATGTGTTGAAGGCAGGATCCCTTGAGGCGCAGGAGCATGCTTCCGGTGCACTCTTTAGCTTAGCCCTCCATGATGATAATAAGACTGCCATTGGAGTTCTGGGAGCTTTGCAGCCTCTCATGCACATGCTAAGATCAGGGACTGAGCGGACTCGGCACGACTCGGCCTTGGCACTTTACCATCTCTCACTAGTTCAGAGTAATAGGAGTAAGCTGGTTAAAATTGGGTCGGTTCCGGTTTTGCTAAGTATGGTTAAGTCGGGTCACATGACGGGTCGCGTCTTGCTTATATTGTGTAACTTGGCTTCGGCTCCCGACGGGCGGGCCGCGGTGTTGGATTCGGGTGGGGTGGAGTGTTTGGTGAGTTTGTTGAGGGGGAAGCAGTTGGATGAGTCGACTCGGGAGCCTTGCGTGGCGGTTTTGTATGGACTGAGTCAAGGAGGGTTGAGGTTTAAGGGATTGGCAAAGGCAGCCGGGGCGGTGGAGGAGCTGGTGAAGGTGGAGAGGACAGGGAGCGAGCGGGCAAGGGAGAAGGCGAGGAGGATGTTGGAGATGATGAAGGGGAGCAGTGAGGAGAAGGAAGAGGATGTGGACTGGGAGGAATTGCTGGACGCGGGGTTGATGAGTCGGAGTCGGTTTCGACTCGAAGGAGGAAAGAACGGGTCATGTGCGAACTCATCCGAGTTTTGA
- the LOC18600699 gene encoding peroxidase 31, translating into MAPSSPPPPPPSLLVVLLLLSSTALLCESRLSLDYYSKTCPSFSKIMQETITNKQITSPTTAAGTLRLMFHDCLPNGCDGSVLISSTAFNKAERDADINLSLPGDAFDLIVRAKTALELSCPNTVSCADILSVAARDLVTMLGGPYYDVYLGRKDSKFSQASSIEGNLPKPNMDMSQIINLFAARGFTIQEMVALSGAHTIGFSHCKEFSSNIGNDTHYNPRFAQALKQACSDYPQNPTLSVFNDIMTPNKFDNLYFQNLPKGLGILESDHGLYNDPRTKPFVELYAKDQNNFFQDFARAMQKLSVYGIKTGRKGEIRRRCDAVN; encoded by the coding sequence ATGGCGCCGTCATCACCACCGCCGCCGCCTCCCTCGCTGCTGGTTGTTCTCCTCTTACTCTCCTCCACCGCATTGCTTTGTGAATCAAGGTTAAGCTTAGATTACTACTCCAAAACCTGTCCAAGTTTCAGCAAAATCATGCAAGAAACCATTACCAACAAGCAGATCACCAGTCCCACAACAGCCGCAGGAACCCTCCGGCTTATGTTCCACGACTGTCTCCCGAATGGATGTGACGGTTCTGTTCTCATCTCCTCCACTGCATTCAACAAGGCTGAACGTGACGCCGACATCAACCTGTCTCTTCCTGGAGATGCCTTCGACCTCATTGTACGTGCCAAGACTGCCCTGGAACTCTCCTGTCCTAACACCGTCTCTTGTGCTGACATCCTCTCTGTCGCCGCCCGTGACCTTGTTACTATGCTTGGTGGTCCGTACTATGACGTTTATCTGGGACGGaaagattcaaaattttctcaagcttCTTCAATAGAAGGGAACCTGCCTAAGCCCAACATGGATATGTCACAAATTATCAATCTTTTTGCAGCAAGAGGGTTCACTATTCAAGAAATGGTGGCCTTAAGTGGGGCACACACAATCGGGTTTTCTCATTGCAAGGAGTTTAGCTCAAACATTGGCAATGATACCCATTACAATCCAAGGTTTGCTCAAGCATTGAAGCAAGCTTGTTCAGATTATCCGCAGAACCCAACTTTATCTGTTTTTAATGATATCATGACTCCCAACAAGTTTGATAACTTGTATTTTCAGAACTTACCAAAGGGTTTGGGGATTTTGGAATCAGATCATGGGTTGTATAATGATCCTAGAACAAAGCCGTTTGTGGAATTGTATGCAAAGGATCAAAACAACTTCTTTCAAGATTTTGCTAGAGCTATGCAGAAGCTTAGTGTTTATGGGATCAAGACTGGGAGGAAAGGAGAGATTAGGCGCAGGTGTGATGCTGTTAACTGA